Proteins encoded together in one Procambarus clarkii isolate CNS0578487 chromosome 71, FALCON_Pclarkii_2.0, whole genome shotgun sequence window:
- the ND-B14.5B gene encoding NADH dehydrogenase [ubiquinone] 1 subunit C2 has product MSSRPADHHNMERDDRTEINPADYFNPDLPCPEPALFRKLWFPTVLGAGGVGAACFSNAMNRKPLFSGLQIHVLLASAGVIAGIIGGRWLQNRAAERDHILYHYILAHPEDFPPIQRKKYADVLQKWIPIR; this is encoded by the exons ATGAGCAGCAGACCGGCGGACCACCACAACATGGAGCGAGACGACAGGACGGAAATTAACCCAGCAGATTATTTCAACCCTGATTTACCATGCCCCGAGCCAGCTCTCTTCAGGAAACTCTGGTTCCCAACAGTGTTGGGTGCCGGAGGCGTGGGTGCTGCTTGCTTTTCGAATGCAATGAACAGGAAGCCACTGTTTAGTG GTCTACAAATACATGTACTTCTGGCTAGTGCTGGGGTGATTGCCGGCATTATTGGAGGGAGATGGTTGCAGAACAGGGCGGCCGAGAGGGATCACATATTGTACCACTATATTCTTGCCCATCCAGAGGACTTTCCTCCAATTC AGCGCAAGAAATATGCCGACGTCCTACAAAAATGGATCCCCATCCGTTGA